Proteins from one Hymenobacter gelipurpurascens genomic window:
- a CDS encoding zinc-dependent alcohol dehydrogenase gives MLAMDYRGPKRVRASQKPMPEIKHPQDAIVRVTRSCICGSDLHLYNGNVPDTRVGSTFGHEFIGIVEEVGPDVTKIKVGDHVLVPFNVACGECHFCKQGMFGNCHESNTQASAVGGIFGYSHTAGGYNGGQAEYARVPYANVGPTVIPEGMDLDDAVLLTDVVPTGYQAAEMAGIQTGDTVVVFGAGPVGIMAARCCWLFGAGRVIIIDKEDYRLEFAKNYANCEAYNFEKDMDDPVVFIKKITDYMGADCVIDAVGAEAAGNAMQTITGRKLLLQAGSATALHWAVNSVKKGGVVSIVGVYGPTDNLVPMGNVLNKGLTIRANQASVKRLLPRLIEHVQNGTINPKALITHRIPLEEIADGYRMFSAKLDNCIKPLLVFPDAKI, from the coding sequence ATGCTAGCAATGGATTACCGGGGCCCCAAGCGGGTCCGAGCCAGCCAGAAACCCATGCCCGAAATCAAGCATCCGCAGGATGCTATTGTGCGGGTTACTCGCTCCTGTATTTGCGGCTCCGACTTGCACTTATATAACGGCAACGTGCCCGATACCCGCGTTGGCTCCACCTTCGGGCACGAGTTCATTGGTATTGTGGAAGAAGTAGGTCCCGACGTGACAAAGATCAAAGTCGGTGACCATGTACTAGTACCCTTCAATGTAGCCTGCGGCGAATGCCACTTCTGTAAGCAAGGTATGTTCGGCAACTGTCACGAGTCGAACACCCAGGCCAGTGCGGTAGGCGGTATTTTCGGCTATTCGCATACGGCTGGTGGCTACAATGGCGGCCAGGCCGAGTATGCGCGGGTACCCTACGCTAACGTAGGCCCAACCGTGATTCCGGAGGGCATGGACCTTGATGACGCTGTATTGCTGACGGACGTAGTTCCAACTGGTTATCAGGCCGCCGAAATGGCCGGTATTCAAACCGGCGATACCGTGGTTGTGTTTGGTGCTGGCCCAGTAGGTATTATGGCGGCCCGGTGCTGCTGGTTATTTGGCGCCGGTCGTGTTATCATTATTGATAAAGAAGACTACCGTCTCGAATTCGCCAAGAATTACGCCAACTGCGAGGCCTACAACTTCGAGAAGGACATGGATGATCCGGTGGTGTTCATCAAGAAAATCACGGATTATATGGGGGCCGACTGCGTGATTGATGCCGTAGGCGCCGAGGCGGCTGGCAATGCCATGCAAACCATTACGGGCCGTAAATTACTGTTGCAGGCAGGTTCTGCTACGGCATTGCACTGGGCCGTAAACTCGGTGAAGAAAGGCGGGGTTGTCTCCATTGTGGGCGTATACGGGCCTACCGATAACCTAGTGCCCATGGGCAATGTGCTAAATAAAGGCCTGACCATCAGGGCAAATCAGGCATCTGTCAAACGCTTGCTGCCGCGCCTGATTGAGCACGTACAGAATGGCACCATCAATCCGAAGGCATTGATTACGCACCGTATTCCGCTGGAGGAAATAGCCGATGGTTACCGGATGTTCTCTGCAAAGCTGGACAACTGCATCAAGCCGTTGCTGGTATTCCCCGATGCTAAAATCTAA
- a CDS encoding T9SS type A sorting domain-containing protein, with protein sequence MKTFTFLGCLFTMLLSWSSAQAQTKTAKPVAAKPTAAAAKPVAKPAGAAKPVAAPVAAAPKLPETALAAAPPSLITDKMETPAANTDALKVRAETNPLTKRLTVRTNAAGPTRVELNGTDGRPVITRDIMAGTDAVVLDISNLPAGSYIVQCSSGERRGMKRVSVGQ encoded by the coding sequence ATGAAAACTTTTACTTTTCTGGGATGCCTGTTTACCATGCTGCTCTCTTGGAGTTCAGCGCAGGCACAAACAAAAACGGCCAAGCCGGTAGCGGCTAAGCCAACGGCTGCGGCCGCCAAACCTGTTGCTAAACCAGCAGGGGCCGCCAAACCAGTAGCTGCGCCTGTAGCAGCAGCACCCAAATTGCCAGAGACAGCCCTTGCTGCGGCCCCACCCTCCCTCATCACTGATAAGATGGAGACGCCCGCCGCCAACACGGATGCCCTGAAGGTGCGCGCCGAAACGAACCCACTTACCAAGCGCCTCACTGTGCGGACGAATGCTGCCGGCCCTACCCGGGTAGAGCTCAACGGCACCGATGGCCGCCCAGTCATCACCCGTGATATCATGGCCGGAACCGACGCCGTGGTGCTGGATATCAGCAACCTGCCCGCCGGCTCTTACATCGTGCAGTGCAGTTCCGGGGAGCGGCGCGGGATGAAGCGCGTTTCGGTAGGCCAGTAG
- a CDS encoding NAD(P)/FAD-dependent oxidoreductase: protein MALHNLSYWEHQAFLHGSDVVIVGGGLVGLTAAIYTRQLRPTARVLVLERDVLPNGASTKNAGFACFGSISELLEQEGRGGTEALLAVVRARWDGLRRLRELLGDEPIRYQPEGGFELFRPEDKDIAATCQKHIAYYNELLAPLIEHTNIFRDASPRIASLGLAGTAVMLENTAEGSLDTGQMMQALLRKAWAAGVTVLHGCPVLGVEAAHGNVRVQLEGLELQAGQVLVATNAFSRELLPGLDVIPGRGQVLVTEPIPGLQLPGTFHYDKGYYYFRQVGERVLLGGGRNLDFQAEETTESGITPLVQQRLEQLLHEVILPGRRPRIDYRWSGVMGFGRELEPIIREVEPGLFVAVRCNGMGVAMGAGSGWQAAKLISK, encoded by the coding sequence ATGGCTTTGCACAATCTTTCCTACTGGGAGCATCAGGCTTTTCTCCACGGGTCAGATGTGGTGATAGTTGGGGGCGGGCTTGTGGGGCTGACCGCGGCCATCTATACCCGCCAGCTTCGCCCTACGGCGCGGGTGCTGGTGCTGGAGCGCGATGTACTGCCCAACGGGGCCAGTACCAAAAATGCGGGGTTTGCCTGTTTTGGTAGTATCTCGGAGCTGCTGGAGCAGGAGGGGCGTGGTGGTACTGAGGCGCTGTTGGCTGTCGTACGGGCCCGCTGGGATGGCCTACGCCGCTTGCGTGAGCTGCTGGGCGACGAGCCTATCCGTTACCAGCCGGAAGGTGGCTTTGAGCTGTTCCGCCCAGAAGACAAGGACATAGCCGCAACCTGCCAGAAACACATAGCCTATTACAATGAGCTGCTGGCTCCGCTCATCGAGCACACCAATATTTTCCGCGACGCCTCTCCTCGTATAGCCTCGTTGGGATTGGCTGGTACTGCCGTTATGCTGGAGAATACGGCCGAAGGCAGCCTCGATACCGGCCAGATGATGCAGGCACTGCTGCGCAAAGCCTGGGCCGCAGGCGTTACAGTATTGCATGGCTGCCCGGTGCTGGGAGTGGAGGCGGCACATGGCAACGTCCGGGTGCAGCTGGAAGGGCTGGAGTTGCAAGCAGGGCAGGTGCTGGTGGCTACTAACGCGTTCAGTCGCGAGTTGCTGCCAGGCCTAGACGTGATTCCGGGCCGGGGGCAAGTGCTCGTGACGGAGCCAATACCTGGCCTACAGCTGCCGGGCACGTTTCACTATGATAAAGGCTATTATTACTTCCGCCAGGTAGGGGAGCGGGTGCTGCTGGGCGGTGGCCGCAACCTCGATTTTCAGGCGGAGGAAACCACCGAGTCGGGCATTACCCCTCTGGTGCAGCAGCGCCTGGAGCAATTGCTGCACGAAGTAATCCTGCCCGGCCGTCGGCCCCGCATCGACTACCGGTGGAGTGGGGTGATGGGCTTCGGGCGTGAGCTGGAGCCTATCATTCGGGAGGTAGAGCCGGGTTTATTCGTGGCGGTGCGCTGCAACGGTATGGGCGTAGCTATGGGCGCCGGCAGTGGCTGGCAAGCCGCGAAGCTGATAAGTAAATAA
- a CDS encoding ABC transporter ATP-binding protein, protein MRALSATNKYILRYKWHFLGGVLFVALSTLLAIFPAQIVRYAFDLVGEGIDLYYLYEGTQAQSGVYELFGRNVLLYGILIVGMALLRGIFLFFMRQTLIVMSRLIENDQKNEIYQHYQSLPLSFYRRNSTGDLMSRISEDVGRVRMYVGPALMYFMQLVILFVLIVPLMFMVNVKLTIYTLLPLPILSISIFYVNNLIERKSDEIQRSLASMTTFVQEAFSGIRVLKSFVREEDSHRQFSVASDNYKDKSLSLNFVNSLFFPLILFLVGLSTIVTVWIGGQEVIRGTITTGSIAEFLIYVNLLTWPVTALGWTSSLVQRAQASQARINEFLDQKTDIVSRQNLELDIKGEILFDHVTFTYPDTGIQALRDVSFRIHPGETLAVIGNTGSGKSTVAALLSRLYDVTSGSITVDGVDVRDLSLSSLREQIGYVPQDVFLFSDSIRSNINFGLESSTEERMIQAAKDANVYENIIRFPEGFDTKLGERGITLSGGQKQRVSIARALVKEPKILILDDALSAVDTNTENAILSALQRIMHNRTSLIISHRVSSVKLADQILVLDDGVIVQHGTHEDLMQDATGLYRALYERQLQSEEA, encoded by the coding sequence GTGCGCGCTTTATCTGCTACCAACAAATATATTCTTCGTTATAAATGGCACTTCCTGGGCGGGGTGCTCTTCGTGGCGCTGAGTACGCTGCTGGCTATTTTTCCGGCTCAGATTGTCCGCTACGCCTTCGATCTGGTAGGCGAAGGCATCGACCTCTACTATCTATATGAGGGCACGCAGGCTCAAAGCGGCGTGTACGAGCTGTTTGGGCGCAACGTGCTGCTGTATGGCATCCTGATCGTGGGCATGGCCTTGCTGCGCGGCATCTTCCTGTTCTTTATGCGCCAGACGCTCATCGTGATGTCGCGGCTGATTGAGAACGACCAGAAGAACGAAATCTACCAGCATTACCAGTCGTTGCCCCTTTCCTTCTACCGCCGCAACAGTACCGGCGACCTGATGTCGCGGATTTCTGAAGATGTAGGCCGGGTGCGTATGTACGTGGGGCCAGCGCTCATGTACTTTATGCAGCTCGTGATTCTGTTCGTGCTCATCGTGCCGCTTATGTTCATGGTGAACGTGAAGCTCACGATCTACACGCTGCTGCCGCTGCCTATTCTCAGCATCAGTATTTTCTACGTCAACAACCTCATCGAGCGCAAATCCGACGAAATCCAACGCTCCCTGGCCAGCATGACTACCTTTGTGCAGGAAGCCTTTTCGGGAATCCGGGTCCTGAAGTCGTTCGTGCGGGAGGAAGATTCGCACCGGCAGTTCTCCGTAGCTTCGGATAACTATAAGGATAAGTCCCTGAGCCTGAACTTCGTCAACTCGTTGTTCTTCCCGCTGATTCTGTTTCTGGTAGGTCTCAGCACCATCGTCACCGTCTGGATTGGGGGGCAGGAAGTCATCCGAGGCACTATTACTACAGGCAGCATTGCGGAGTTCCTGATTTACGTGAACCTGCTCACCTGGCCTGTAACGGCGCTGGGCTGGACCAGCAGCCTCGTGCAGCGCGCCCAGGCTTCCCAGGCCCGCATCAACGAGTTCCTGGATCAGAAAACCGACATTGTTTCGCGCCAAAACCTGGAGCTGGATATCAAAGGCGAAATCCTCTTCGACCACGTCACGTTCACGTACCCCGATACCGGAATCCAGGCCCTGCGCGACGTATCGTTCCGCATTCATCCCGGCGAGACCTTGGCCGTTATTGGCAACACGGGTTCCGGCAAAAGCACCGTAGCCGCCCTGCTCAGCCGCCTCTATGATGTGACCAGCGGCAGCATTACCGTTGATGGAGTAGATGTGCGCGACCTTTCACTTAGCTCCTTGCGTGAGCAGATCGGCTATGTACCACAGGATGTGTTTCTGTTCTCTGATTCTATCCGCAGCAACATCAACTTCGGCCTGGAGAGCTCCACGGAGGAGCGCATGATTCAGGCAGCCAAGGATGCTAACGTGTATGAGAACATTATCCGCTTCCCCGAAGGCTTCGACACGAAACTGGGCGAGCGGGGCATTACCCTTTCGGGCGGTCAAAAACAGCGCGTAAGTATTGCGCGGGCCTTGGTAAAGGAGCCGAAGATTCTGATTCTCGATGATGCCCTTTCGGCCGTAGACACCAACACGGAAAATGCTATCCTGAGCGCCTTGCAGCGCATCATGCACAACCGGACCAGCCTCATCATTTCTCACCGCGTGTCATCGGTCAAGCTCGCCGATCAGATTCTGGTGCTGGATGATGGCGTGATTGTGCAGCATGGCACCCACGAAGACCTTATGCAGGACGCCACCGGCCTGTATAGAGCGCTCTACGAACGCCAGTTGCAGAGCGAAGAGGCCTAG
- a CDS encoding Glu/Leu/Phe/Val dehydrogenase dimerization domain-containing protein has protein sequence MVETKVLTDTSVFGQIADHQHEQVVFCHDHETGLRAIIGIHNTVLGPALGGTRMWHYTSEAEALNDVLRLSRGMTYKAAISGLNLGGGKAVIIGDAKTMKTEALLRKFGRFVQNLNGKYITAEDVNMTTKDMEYIRMETKHVSGLPESMGGSGDPSPVTAYGTYMGMKAAAKKAFGSDSLAGKRIAVQGVGHVGTYLMEYLQKEGAKLILTDYYEDRALEAAARFGAVAVGLDEIYDQDVDIYSPCALGATINDDTIGRLKCQVIAGCANNQLADENIHGPALVERGIVYGPDFLINAGGLINVYSEVIGGSRQTALTQTEKIYDITTQVLNKAEQEQSHPQAAATRQAEERIAAIGNVKSTY, from the coding sequence ATGGTTGAAACGAAAGTGCTGACCGATACGTCGGTCTTTGGACAGATTGCTGACCACCAACACGAGCAGGTAGTTTTCTGCCATGACCACGAGACTGGCCTACGCGCCATCATCGGCATTCATAACACCGTGCTGGGGCCTGCTTTGGGCGGTACGCGCATGTGGCACTACACCTCGGAGGCCGAAGCGCTGAATGATGTGTTGCGCCTTTCGCGCGGCATGACCTATAAAGCAGCTATTTCGGGGTTGAACCTGGGTGGTGGCAAGGCCGTGATTATCGGCGATGCCAAAACCATGAAGACGGAGGCGTTGCTGCGCAAATTCGGCCGCTTCGTGCAGAACCTCAACGGCAAGTACATCACGGCCGAAGATGTGAACATGACCACCAAGGACATGGAGTACATCCGGATGGAAACCAAGCACGTTTCGGGCCTGCCCGAGAGCATGGGTGGCTCCGGCGACCCATCACCGGTGACGGCCTACGGTACCTATATGGGTATGAAGGCCGCAGCCAAGAAAGCTTTCGGATCAGATAGCCTTGCCGGCAAGCGCATTGCGGTGCAGGGCGTAGGCCACGTAGGTACCTATCTGATGGAGTATCTCCAGAAGGAAGGAGCTAAGCTGATCCTGACCGACTACTACGAAGATCGTGCGCTGGAAGCTGCTGCCCGTTTCGGCGCCGTAGCCGTAGGCCTAGACGAAATCTATGACCAGGATGTAGACATCTATTCGCCGTGCGCGCTGGGTGCTACTATCAACGATGACACCATCGGGCGTTTGAAGTGCCAGGTAATTGCGGGCTGCGCCAACAACCAACTGGCGGATGAAAACATCCACGGCCCGGCCCTGGTAGAGCGCGGCATCGTATACGGTCCCGACTTCCTCATCAATGCCGGTGGCCTGATCAACGTATATTCGGAAGTTATTGGTGGTAGCCGCCAGACGGCACTGACTCAGACCGAGAAAATCTACGACATCACCACGCAAGTGCTCAACAAAGCCGAGCAGGAGCAAAGCCACCCACAAGCTGCGGCCACGCGCCAGGCGGAGGAACGCATTGCGGCCATCGGGAATGTAAAATCAACGTATTAG
- the nusB gene encoding transcription antitermination factor NusB has translation MLNRRTLRIKVMQALYAYHQAVGSDFSLANDQIAESFAPDLNSPEPQDRKQLQGQRKMAELIFKEWHKNGEQPEATEDKDVNEAVKDAIRYYQKAVAKDGTFYAGQMVQAAESIHNQYVHLLNIPEVLLQVIEEEKVRDSRRFTAAKEPLLDATRLQQNQVIEKLMNNLQLQDLTIRRSLKWHGEEELEALRTAWRNEMKQDPELLSYLAAPAGNYTEDQEILKHIYKTFVFKGESLPAYIEEDDLNWEENRPIVKNLVVKTIKMLDEAADENMVLMSLSANWQEDKEFAESLYKQTLADDEKYEQLIAESVQNWDVERVALTDKILLKMALCEMHLFRAIPVKVTINEYIEISKIYSTPKSKQFVNGILDKLAQDLTASGAIRKSGRGLLDNQ, from the coding sequence ATGCTCAACCGTCGCACGCTCCGCATCAAGGTCATGCAGGCCCTCTACGCCTATCACCAGGCCGTAGGGTCTGATTTTTCACTGGCCAATGATCAGATTGCGGAGTCCTTCGCGCCTGATTTGAACTCGCCCGAACCGCAGGACCGCAAGCAGTTGCAGGGCCAGCGCAAAATGGCCGAACTCATCTTTAAAGAGTGGCACAAGAACGGCGAACAGCCCGAAGCTACAGAGGATAAGGATGTAAATGAAGCCGTGAAGGACGCCATCCGGTACTACCAGAAAGCAGTGGCCAAGGATGGCACGTTCTACGCCGGTCAGATGGTGCAGGCGGCAGAAAGTATTCACAATCAATATGTTCATCTGCTCAACATCCCGGAGGTACTGTTGCAGGTGATTGAGGAAGAAAAAGTGCGCGACTCTCGCCGTTTCACGGCCGCTAAGGAGCCGCTGCTGGACGCTACGCGCCTGCAGCAAAACCAGGTGATTGAGAAGCTCATGAACAACCTGCAGCTTCAGGACCTGACCATTCGTCGGTCTCTGAAGTGGCACGGGGAAGAAGAACTGGAAGCGTTGCGCACGGCCTGGCGCAACGAGATGAAGCAAGATCCTGAGCTGCTGAGCTACCTCGCGGCACCTGCCGGTAATTACACCGAGGACCAGGAAATTCTAAAGCACATCTACAAGACGTTCGTGTTCAAGGGTGAAAGCCTGCCGGCCTACATCGAAGAAGATGATCTGAACTGGGAGGAGAACCGCCCAATCGTGAAAAACTTGGTGGTGAAGACCATCAAGATGCTCGACGAAGCGGCCGATGAGAACATGGTGCTCATGTCGTTGTCGGCTAACTGGCAGGAAGACAAAGAGTTTGCGGAGAGCCTATACAAGCAGACCCTGGCCGACGACGAGAAGTACGAGCAGCTCATTGCGGAATCGGTACAGAACTGGGATGTGGAGCGCGTAGCCCTCACCGATAAGATTCTGCTGAAGATGGCGCTCTGCGAAATGCACCTTTTCCGGGCTATTCCGGTGAAAGTGACCATTAACGAGTACATCGAAATCAGCAAAATCTATAGCACACCTAAGAGCAAGCAGTTTGTGAACGGTATTCTGGATAAATTGGCCCAGGACCTGACCGCCAGCGGTGCCATCCGCAAATCGGGCCGCGGTCTGCTGGACAATCAGTAG
- a CDS encoding YtxH domain-containing protein, which translates to MGSKTTTGILCFAGGALTGAAIGLLYAPEKGRETRSWLSYKLEKYREQLAELTENLVTSRADAGPSSAKSEGQRVIQDAKSKAEQLLGDVDQLINQINSRKTV; encoded by the coding sequence ATGGGTAGCAAAACCACTACCGGTATTCTATGCTTCGCCGGCGGAGCCCTCACCGGGGCCGCCATCGGACTTCTATACGCGCCAGAGAAAGGCCGCGAAACGCGCAGCTGGCTCAGCTATAAGCTCGAGAAGTATCGCGAGCAGTTGGCTGAACTCACCGAAAACCTGGTGACCAGCCGTGCCGACGCCGGCCCCAGCTCGGCCAAAAGCGAAGGCCAGCGCGTAATTCAGGACGCGAAAAGCAAAGCAGAACAGCTTCTCGGCGACGTAGATCAGCTCATCAACCAGATCAACTCCCGGAAAACGGTTTAG
- a CDS encoding isocitrate/isopropylmalate dehydrogenase family protein, which translates to MHLITLIPGDGIGPEITKAVTDIFAAAQVPVQWEEQNAGQTTFDQSGELIPQTLLDSLEKTRVGLKGPITTPVGKGFRSINITLRQKYDLYQNVRPAKTTEGIQSRYSGIDLVLFRENTEGLYSGLEMYDERLGISDSVARVTVEGCRKICRAAFAYASKHGRKKVTLAHKANILKMAGTLMINACKEAANEFPHIVFEDKIIDNMCMQLVNKPEQFDVIVTTNLFGDILSDLCAGLVGGLGVVSGANIGDDMAIFEAVHGSAPDIAGQGKANPTALLRSALMMLHHIGEHQHADKLEKALELTLQDKEKCTGDLGGKASTSEFAQAIIDNLSK; encoded by the coding sequence ATGCACCTTATCACCCTCATTCCCGGCGACGGCATTGGCCCCGAAATCACGAAAGCAGTAACCGATATTTTCGCGGCGGCGCAGGTGCCGGTTCAGTGGGAAGAGCAGAACGCCGGCCAAACCACCTTCGACCAGTCGGGTGAGCTGATTCCGCAGACGCTGCTGGACTCCTTGGAGAAAACCCGGGTAGGCCTGAAAGGCCCTATCACGACGCCGGTAGGCAAGGGCTTCCGCAGCATCAACATCACGCTCCGCCAGAAGTACGACCTCTACCAGAACGTGCGCCCCGCCAAAACCACCGAGGGCATTCAGAGCCGCTATTCCGGCATTGATCTGGTGTTGTTTCGCGAGAACACCGAGGGCTTGTACTCGGGTCTGGAAATGTACGATGAGCGCCTAGGTATTTCTGACTCCGTTGCGCGCGTGACGGTGGAAGGCTGCCGCAAAATCTGCCGCGCGGCGTTTGCTTATGCTTCCAAGCATGGCCGCAAAAAGGTAACGCTGGCCCACAAAGCCAACATCCTGAAAATGGCCGGCACCCTAATGATCAACGCCTGCAAAGAGGCCGCCAACGAGTTTCCGCACATCGTATTCGAGGATAAAATCATCGACAACATGTGCATGCAGCTGGTAAATAAGCCCGAGCAGTTTGACGTGATTGTTACCACCAACCTGTTCGGCGACATTCTGTCGGACCTTTGCGCGGGCCTGGTAGGTGGCCTAGGCGTAGTTTCGGGCGCCAACATCGGCGACGATATGGCCATTTTCGAAGCGGTGCACGGCTCGGCTCCGGATATCGCCGGCCAGGGCAAAGCCAACCCCACGGCCCTGCTGCGCTCGGCCCTGATGATGCTGCACCACATTGGCGAGCACCAGCACGCCGATAAGCTGGAGAAAGCCCTGGAACTCACGCTGCAGGACAAAGAGAAATGCACCGGCGACCTGGGCGGAAAAGCCTCCACCAGCGAGTTCGCGCAGGCCATCATCGATAACCTCAGCAAGTAG
- a CDS encoding DUF1573 domain-containing protein has translation MKRNLFSAFLFSGALLLGACNNEKPAEIGATGMNAAANEAAANPVVDNPNVTEETAAPNPNAPVMTFAVSEHDFGDIKPGDIVKHTFEFTNTGKSPLLIENATASCGCTTPNWTKEPIAPGAKGTIDVQFDSHGKMGIQNKEIAIQANTQPSITKIVIKTNVLSDGTAGPVR, from the coding sequence ATGAAACGCAATCTGTTTTCTGCATTCCTGTTCTCCGGTGCCTTGCTGCTGGGAGCCTGCAACAACGAAAAGCCTGCTGAAATAGGCGCTACCGGCATGAACGCTGCCGCCAACGAGGCTGCTGCTAACCCAGTAGTAGACAACCCGAACGTGACGGAAGAAACTGCCGCGCCCAACCCCAACGCCCCAGTGATGACGTTTGCCGTATCGGAGCACGATTTCGGTGATATCAAGCCCGGTGACATTGTGAAGCACACTTTCGAGTTCACTAACACGGGCAAGTCGCCGCTGCTGATTGAGAATGCCACGGCTTCCTGCGGCTGCACTACGCCTAACTGGACCAAGGAGCCTATTGCACCGGGCGCGAAAGGCACCATTGATGTGCAGTTTGATAGCCACGGCAAAATGGGCATCCAGAACAAGGAAATTGCCATTCAGGCCAACACCCAGCCTAGCATCACTAAAATCGTGATCAAAACCAACGTACTGTCTGACGGTACGGCCGGTCCGGTACGTTAG
- the yajC gene encoding preprotein translocase subunit YajC, with translation MFSTLLLQAGVSGESLTSLLFPVAIAAVVYFFMIRPQQKRAAEAKKFRAAIAKGSNVVTIGGLHGKVLEVNEETIIVEVDKGVRLKFDRSAIAREVAGKNTAAPVA, from the coding sequence ATGTTTTCAACTCTTCTTCTGCAAGCGGGCGTCTCGGGTGAGAGCCTGACGTCCCTGTTGTTTCCCGTGGCTATTGCCGCGGTAGTGTACTTTTTCATGATCCGGCCCCAGCAAAAGCGGGCTGCTGAAGCCAAGAAATTCCGCGCGGCCATTGCGAAGGGGTCCAATGTGGTGACCATCGGTGGCCTACACGGCAAAGTGCTGGAAGTGAACGAGGAAACGATTATTGTGGAGGTAGACAAAGGCGTGCGCCTGAAGTTCGACCGCTCTGCTATTGCTCGCGAGGTCGCTGGCAAAAACACGGCTGCTCCGGTGGCCTAA
- a CDS encoding YbbR-like domain-containing protein yields MPLARSARLFRWFLSPFLGQERSYWRAVAACFLAASTFWLLNALNKTYTTRITYPVAWRYNETRFVPIQPLPTEVAVNVTGRGWKLLRRSLPLEVKPAELILPGLPGTRYVTYQNLRPALQQAMEGMQFNYLLTDTLWVEFDRLVSRRLPLALSPAADGSALPYSATFLPATVMFRGPASKVSSLPDPYPVHLPQAPAGSTTGDIRVPIGGPDLVVPNVQDVRVRLQHRPLVTVPVKVVPELMDAPIGHTYQFSPATVQVQLQCFPEDTASLDRKEVRVQLHYGQFINADSSLRPFLSRRPAAARGGQVLTPGVRVTVKQ; encoded by the coding sequence GTGCCGCTAGCTCGTTCTGCCCGTCTGTTTCGCTGGTTCCTCAGCCCCTTTCTGGGGCAGGAGCGGAGCTATTGGCGGGCTGTAGCGGCGTGTTTTCTGGCGGCCAGCACCTTTTGGCTGCTCAACGCACTCAATAAAACGTACACCACGCGCATTACTTACCCGGTAGCGTGGCGCTACAATGAAACCCGGTTCGTGCCCATTCAGCCGCTACCCACAGAGGTAGCCGTGAATGTCACGGGCCGCGGCTGGAAGCTGCTGCGTCGCAGTCTACCGCTGGAGGTGAAACCGGCCGAGCTGATTCTACCCGGCCTACCGGGCACGCGCTACGTCACCTACCAGAATCTGCGCCCGGCATTGCAGCAGGCCATGGAAGGCATGCAGTTCAACTACCTGCTGACTGATACGCTGTGGGTGGAATTTGATAGGCTGGTGAGCCGTCGGCTGCCGCTGGCCCTAAGTCCGGCCGCCGATGGCTCGGCGTTGCCCTATTCGGCTACATTCCTGCCGGCTACCGTGATGTTTCGGGGGCCGGCCAGCAAAGTAAGCTCCCTGCCCGATCCGTATCCGGTGCACCTACCGCAGGCGCCGGCCGGCAGCACCACCGGCGACATCAGGGTGCCCATCGGTGGGCCTGATCTGGTGGTGCCCAATGTGCAGGACGTACGGGTACGCCTGCAGCACCGCCCGCTCGTGACGGTGCCCGTGAAGGTGGTGCCCGAGCTGATGGATGCGCCCATAGGCCACACGTACCAGTTTAGCCCCGCTACCGTGCAGGTGCAGCTGCAGTGTTTTCCGGAAGACACGGCCAGCCTCGACCGGAAAGAGGTGCGGGTGCAGTTACATTATGGGCAGTTCATCAACGCCGACTCCAGCCTGCGCCCTTTCCTTTCGCGTAGGCCTGCCGCCGCCCGAGGTGGCCAGGTACTTACGCCAGGCGTGCGCGTAACGGTGAAACAGTGA